The sequence GCTTTCTACAAAAGCCATATTTTCTATGGTAAATATTGATGAAATTAAATATCATCCTGATACTTCGGGTATTATAAAAGCATTAAAAGAAAAAGATTTATACAGCATCACAAAAAGAATGTATAATGTTTTAGAAGATTATTCAAAAAATGAGTCTTCCGATATAATATTATATAAAGAAAAGTTTATGGAGTTTGGTGCTTGTGGTTCACTTATGAGTGGCAGCGGAAACGCAGTTTTCGGTATATTTGATAACTATAAAAAAGCCGAACTTGCAAAAGAACAATTTAAAAAATACACAAATCTTGTATATTTGATGTAAAAAATGTTAACCATCTTAATATCAATTTTTTTCATTGATTGAAAGGTGGTTATTTTTTTTGAAGAAAATATTACTTATAATTTTGCTTTTTTCTTACATAGCATTAGGGGTAAACGCGTCTAAAAGCATAAACGAATGTGATAAGTATGTAAGACTTCATATACTTGCAAACAGTAATTCTTTCTATGACCAGAGTGTAAAAGAAAGGGTTAAAAACTTCTTTTTATCTTCATTTTATAATGATCTTAATAATTTAAAAAGTAAAGATGAAACACTAAATTTTATTATAAATAACAAACAGAGAGTAAAAGAAAAAATAGATGGATTTCTTTCTTATATCGGTACAGATTATACCTGTGAAATTAAAGTGGGAAAAGAAGTTTATAATAAAAATTCTTATAAAAGCGTTAATCTTCCCTACGGAACATATGACAGCGTTAAAATAATACTTGGAAAAGGCAAAGGAAAAAATCTTTTCTTTGTACTCTTCCCTGCCCTTTGTATAAAGGAAGATGTTACAATAAAGGATAACCAAAGTGATAAAATAATTTATAAATCAAAACTAATAGAAACTCTAAAAAATATTATTTATAAATAATCACTAAAAAAACTGCATTAGTGCAGTTTTTTAGTGCAGTAGTACTTGAACACAATATGCCTTAAACTTGTTAAATTCCAATCTTTTTAATTTGTCGTCCTCGTAAGGCGTCAGCCTGACTTCGTCCTTCGCATTAAAAATCTTGAAAATTTTCCTGCGTTTAAGGTCGA is a genomic window of Clostridia bacterium containing:
- a CDS encoding stage II sporulation protein R → MKKILLIILLFSYIALGVNASKSINECDKYVRLHILANSNSFYDQSVKERVKNFFLSSFYNDLNNLKSKDETLNFIINNKQRVKEKIDGFLSYIGTDYTCEIKVGKEVYNKNSYKSVNLPYGTYDSVKIILGKGKGKNLFFVLFPALCIKEDVTIKDNQSDKIIYKSKLIETLKNIIYK